A region of Anopheles merus strain MAF chromosome 2R, AmerM5.1, whole genome shotgun sequence DNA encodes the following proteins:
- the LOC121589951 gene encoding dnaJ homolog subfamily C member 30, mitochondrial-like translates to MNRKWLLSVDAVPRMLSPRHPLNSWLGRAILLRHFAPQQRWISCSAALLRSHYDSLGVTPSATQNDIKQAYYKLSKLYHPDKNKGSEVAAEKFRDITAAYEVLGNYRLRKLYDKGILHTAGRQFASEAPTAAADHTEDDAQTRFYKKRMTRTHAPTATGRTPIYDFDEWSRNHYGSRFDQKMKAEERFKKKAEREEIFKTRLQHEYIIFPLLFVCVMYCVIVFQEGTYDAPKPVTKSEP, encoded by the coding sequence ATGAATAGAAAATGGTTGCTATCCGTCGATGCAGTTCCTAGAATGTTATCACCACGGCACCCCCTCAACAGCTGGCTCGGGCGGGCGATATTGCTACGACACTTTGCACCACAGCAGCGATGGATCAGCTGTTCCGCCGCGCTCCTTCGCAGTCACTACGACTCGCTTGGTGTAACTCCGAGTGCGACACAGAACGACATCAAGCAGGCGTACTACAAACTGTCCAAGCTGTACCATCCGGATAAAAACAAGGGCAGCGAAGTGGCGGCGGAAAAGTTCCGCGACATCACGGCAGCGTACGAAGTGTTGGGCAACTACCGGTTGCGGAAGCTGTACGACAAGGGCATCCTGCACACTGCCGGGCGCCAGTTTGCGAGCGAAGCGCCGACCGCGGCGGCAGACCACACCGAGGACGATGCTCAGACGCGGTTCTACAAGAAGCGTATGACCCGTACGCATGCACCAACGGCGACGGGACGTACGCCGATTTACGATTTCGATGAATGGTCCCGGAACCATTACGGAAGCCGATTCGACCAGAAGATGAAGGCGGAGGAGCGGTTCAAAAAGAAGGCCGAGCGGGAAGAGATCTTCAAGACGCGATTGCAGCACGAGTACATCATCTTTCCGCTTCTGTTTGTCTGCGTAATGTACTGTGTGATAGTGTTCCAGGAGGGCACTTACGATGCTCCGAAACCGGTAACGAAGAGTGAGCCTTAA
- the LOC121589441 gene encoding protein unc-45 homolog B-like: MVAAETQAMAEMDEATAFKERGNAEFKIDCWEAAIKWYTKAIHAGEKHKDLPVFYKNRAAAYLKLEQYEEAHKDCTQSLEICPNDPKALFRRFQAFEAQERFEEAYKDLRTIHTNDPNNKTIKPHLERLHAIVQERARERAQTSNKVTKMFEIAFDIGAPKDKREQAMSNIVVLAREPAGVEVMMKEGLVTRIGKLLKVEKNNEIITNAIRAIDGVCLRSAERTKQVINELGIPWFLQILDCSVEERVAASQHCMQTVLNSISGMENKEESKPIDALVKENQQIIETLLTCLLYSVTDRTITGMARDSIMELLIRNVHWKTLNWAERLVELKGLMRLMDVCSELEEYKYESAMNITPSSRTIATVCLSRIYENMYYDQARERFTEQIADFVKDKLLTPDHESKVRVTVAITSLLLGPLDVGNTIVSREGVLQMILVMAQSDNLLEQKVACECLIAAASKKDKAKGLVQSGAEILKKLYTSKNEEIRVRALVGLCKIGSSGGLDASIRPFADGSTKKLAEACRRFLVKPGKDKDIRKFAAEGLAYLTLDAEVKEKLVEDRPAIQGLIELAKTGDQSALYGVVTTLVNLVNAYDKQELVPELVELAKFAKHHIPEEHELDDPDFVSARIVILANEGVTSGLVALCKTESDNSKEMIARVFNALCSEQEARGKVVQQGGAKVLLPLSLNGTANGKRHAAQALSRIGITINPEVAFPGQRNLEVIRPLMNQLHPDYTSLENFEALMALCNLASMNESTRQRILKEQGMVKFESYMGEDHMMLRRAATQVMCNMVQSPDAVKLCEKENDRVKMLALLCEEEDEDTALAASGALAYLTSVSERCCEKMFEPIAWLDVFHTLVANPSAGVQHRGTVIIRNIIKTNKQLASKLFDTDLLQMLYGVTQLNDEKRAKAIECAQECLKLAEEYRLIQENADADMAPDVFKQQESASIEEIDN, translated from the exons ATGGTTGCAGCGGAGACACAAGCGATGGCAGAAATGGACGAGGCAACCGCGTTCAAAGAGCGTGGCAATGCGGAATTCAAGATCGACTGTTGGGAGGCCGCGATCAAGTGGTACACGAAAGCGATCCACGCCGGCGAGAAGCACAAGGATTTGCCAGTGTTTTACAAAAACCGGGCGGCAGCCTACCTGAAGCTGGAGCAGTACGAGGAAGCCCACAAAGACTGCACGCAGTCGCTGGAGATCTGTCCGAACGATCCGAAAGCACTGTTCCGTCGGTTCCAGGCATTCGAGGCGCAGGAGCGGTTCGAGGAGGCGTACAAAGACCTACGTACGATCCACACGAACGATCCGAACAACAAAACGATTAAGCCCCATCTGGAGCGGCTGCACGCGATCGTGCAGGAGCGTGCCCGGGAACGGGCCCAGACCTCGAACAAGGTGACGAAAATGTTCGAGATTGCGTTCGACATCGGTGCGCCAAAGGACAAGCGCGAGCAGGCGATGAGCAATATCGTGGTGCTGGCGCGCGAGCCGGCCGGGGTGGAGGTGATGATGAAGGAGGGCCTGGTGACGCGCATCGGCAAGCTGCTGAAGGTGGAGAAGAACAACGAAATCATCACGAACGCGATCCGCGCGATCGACGGCGTGTGTCTGAGGAGCGCGGAGCGCACGAAGCAAGTCATCAACGAGCTCGGCATACCGTGGTTCCTGCAGATTCTCGACTGCAGCGTGGAGGAGCGGGTGGCCGCTTCCCAGCATTGTATGCAAACCGTGCTGAACTCGATCTCGGGCATGGAAAACAAGGAAGAGTCGAAACCGATCGATGCGCTGGTGAAGGAAAACCAGCAGATCATCGAAACGCTGCTCACCTGCCTGCTGTACTCGGTGACGGATCGCACGATCACGGGCATGGCACGCGACTCGATCATGGAGCTGCTGATTCGCAACGTCCACTGGAAGACGCTGAACTGGGCGGAGCGGCTGGTCGAGCTGAAGGGTTTGATGCGGCTGATGGACGTCTGCTCGGAGCTGGAGGAGTACAAGTACGAGAGCGCGATGAACATTACACCATCGTCGCGCACGATTGCGACCGTTTGCCTGTCGCGCATCTACGAAAACATGTACTACGATCAGGCCCGCGAACGGTTCACCGAGCAGATTGCGGACTTTGTAAAGGACAAGCTGCTTACGCCCGACCATGAGTCGAAGGTGCGCGTAACGGTGGCCATCACGTCGCTGCTGCTCGGTCCGCTGGACGTGGGCAATACGATTGTGTCGCGGGAAGGTGTGCTGCAGATGATCCTCGTCATGGCGCAATCGGACAACCTGCTCGAGCAGAAG GTCGCCTGCGAGTGTTTGATCGCTGCTGCCTCGAAGAAGGACAAAGCGAAGGGTTTGGTCCAATCGGGAGCGGAAATATTGAAGAAGCTGTACACCTCCAAGAACGAGGAAATTCGCGTCCGCGCCCTGGTCGGCCTGTGCAAGATCGGCAGCTCGGGCGGTTTGGACGCCTCGATTCGTCCGTTTGCCGACGGGTCGACGAAAAAGCTGGCCGAAGCGTGCCGTCGCTTCCTGGTGAAGCCGGGCAAGGATAAGGACATCCGCAAGTTTGCCGCCGAAGGTCTCGCCTACCTGACGCTCGATGCCGAGGTGAAGGAGAAGCTGGTGGAGGATCGTCCCGCCATCCAGGGACTGATTGAGCTCGCCAAAACGGGCGACCAGTCGGCCCTGTACGGCGTGGTAACGACGCTGGTGAATCTGGTGAACGCGTACGACAAGCAGGAGCTGGTGCCGGAGCTGGTTGAGCTGGCAAAGTTCGCCAAACATCACATCCCCGAGGAGCACGAACTGGACGATCCCGATTTTGTGAGCGCCCGTATCGTTATACTGGCCAACGAGGGCGTTACGTCCGGTCTGGTGGCGCTGTGCAAAACGGAGAGCGACAATTCGAAGGAAATGATTGCCCGCGTGTTCAACGCGCTGTGCAGCGAGCAGGAGGCACGCGGCAAGGTGGTGCAGCAGGGTGGCGCCAAGGTGCTGCTTCCGCTGTCGCTGAACGGCACGGCGAACGGGAAGCGTCATGCGGCGCAGGCACTGTCCCGCATCGGCATCACCATCAATCCGGAGGTCGCGTTCCCGGGCCAGCGCAATCTGGAAGTGATCCGGCCGCTGATGAACCAGCTCCATCCGGACTACACGTCGCTGGAAAACTTCGAAGCACTGATGGCACTGTGCAATCTGGCCTCGATGAACGAATCCACCCGGCAGCGCATCCTGAAGGAGCAGGGCATGGTGAAGTTCGAATCGTACATGGGCGAGGACCACATGATGCTGCGTCGAGCCGCCACCCAGGTGATGTGCAACATGGTCCAGTCGCCGGACGCGGTGAAGCTGTGCGAAAAGGAGAACGATCGGGTAAAGATGCTGGCGCTGCTGTGCGAGGAAGAGGACGAGGATACGGCGCTGGCGGCATCGGGTGCACTCGCCTATCTGACCTCCGTGTCGGAGCGGTGCTGCGAGAAGATGTTCGAACCGATCGCGTGGCTGGACGTGTTCCACACGTTGGTGGCGAACCCGAGCGCCGGTGTGCAGCATCGCGGCACGGTGATCATTCGCAACATTATCAAGACGAACAAGCAGCTGGCGTCGAAGCTGTTCGACACCGATCTGCTCCAGATGCTGTACGGCGTTACGCAGCTGAACGACGAGAAGCGCGCGAAGGCGATCGAGTGTGCCCAGGAGTGCTTGAAGCTAGCGGAAGAGTACCGGCTGATCCAGGAGAATGCCGACGCGGACATGGCACCGGACGTGTTCAAGCAGCAGGAATCGGCGTCGATCGAGGAGATCGATAACTGA
- the LOC121589950 gene encoding probable 18S rRNA (guanine-N(7))-methyltransferase, whose amino-acid sequence MSRRPEHVAPPEIFYNESEAQKYTNNTRIIDIQVQMCERAIELLAIDPNDDAPQLILDIGCGSGLSGSVLEEQGHVWIGVDISQSMLDVAVEREVEGDLLLGDMGQGMPFKAGTFDGAVSISALQWLCNADKKSHNPPKRLHQFFSTLYSSLTRNARAVFQFYPETADQIELVTSQAMKAGFYGGIVVDYPNSAKAKKYFLVLMTGGVAKLPAALGTDESAAQIAYNRKQAEYAKKARGKPLKKSREWVLAKKERRRQQGEDTRKDSRFTARKRSGRF is encoded by the exons ATGTCCCGTCGCCCTGAGCATGTCGCTCCACCGGAGATT TTTTACAACGAAAGTGAAGCGCAAAAGTACACAAACAATACGCGAATTATCGACATCCAGGTACAGATGTGTGAGCGTGCCATCGAGCTGCTGGCCATAGATCCGAACGATGACGCGCCCCAACTAATTCTCGACATCGGATGCGGCTCCGGGCTGTCCGGCAGCGTGCTCGAAGAGCAAGGGCACGTATGGATCGGGGTGGACATATCGCAATCCATGCTGGACGTAGCAGTCGAGCGGGAAGTCGAGGGCGATCTGTTGCTCGGTGATATGGGACAGGGAATGCCGTTCAAGGCCGGCACATTCGATGGTGCCGTGTCAATCTCTGCCCTACAGTGGCTCTGCAATGCGGACAAGAAATCACACAATCCACCGAAGCGCCTGCATCAGTTCTTCAGTACACTGTATTCTAGCTTG ACACGCAATGCTAGGGCCGTGTTTCAGTTTTATCCCGAAACGGCCGATCAAATCGAGCTGGTAACCTCGCAGGCCATGAAAGCCGGTTTCTACGGTGGCATTGTGGTGGACTATCCCAACTCTGCCAAGGCGAAGAAATACTTTCTCGTGCTGATGACGGGCGGGGTGGCAAAGCTTCCGGCCGCCCTCGGCACGGACGAAAGTGCAGCACAGATTGCGTACAACCGGAAGCAGGCAGAGTACGCGAAGAAAGCACGTGGCAAACCGCTGAAGAAGTCTCGCGAATGGGTGCTGGCAAAGAAGGAACGTCGAAGGCAGCAGGGTGAAGATACGCGTAAAGATTCTCGCTTCACGGCAAGGAAGCGAAGCGGTCGCTTTTGA